A stretch of DNA from Brevibacillus ruminantium:
GTCGATCGCCTTTCACACCCGCATGGGATTTCAGGTGGAAATGGGAGATGGCGAGGTAGACGGCGTCCCCGTCACCACCAATTACGATGGAAAAGGGCATGACCGGGTTTTGTTTCTGAAGCATTTGGAACCACTGTCCTGACTTTACTGGAACATCTACAGATTAATAAAGGACCATATTGCCTGTGCGCTTCATATGCCGCTCTGCCCTTTTTAACAAAAAGACGGATGCTGCCACCAATAGCGACAGTACGCCGGCCAACAGGAAAAGCTCCTGCGCCAGCTCCGTCAGACCGGAGCCTTTCATCAGCAAAGCGCGGATCAGATCAAGCGCATAGGTGAGCGGAAAGCAAAAGGAGAGCAGCTTCGCCCAAAAGGGAAAGGCGAGCGGCGGGAGTCTGACGCCGGAAAAAATCAGCATCGGTTCATCCAATACCGTGTACAAAAAGCTGGCATCTCGCGAAAAGAGAAACAAAACGCTGAGAAAACCGCCCCAGACCACAGCCGAGCTGAGCAGAATCAAAAAGGAGAGCGGAATCGCCCACCAGCCGCTGATCTGGATACCGCCGACAAGCACCACGGCGAGCAGGGCAAAGGTAAAAAACAGCCAGACGCCTTCGAGGAGAGAGGAAAGAGAGCGTCCGTAGATGAAGACAAGCCGGTTCACCGGACTGA
This window harbors:
- a CDS encoding ABC transporter permease, which translates into the protein MKQTFQLLAAEIKKEHRHSFHSRMVYFSLLIWPVVMFVTAYYSFAPFRMGADSPLARFVAPDQLPLFLLTGYLGYIFFWCLVQSAWQMSFERQAGTMEMIFISPVNRLVFIYGRSLSSLLEGVWLFFTFALLAVVLVGGIQISGWWAIPLSFLILLSSAVVWGGFLSVLFLFSRDASFLYTVLDEPMLIFSGVRLPPLAFPFWAKLLSFCFPLTYALDLIRALLMKGSGLTELAQELFLLAGVLSLLVAASVFLLKRAERHMKRTGNMVLY